A genomic region of Balearica regulorum gibbericeps isolate bBalReg1 chromosome 8, bBalReg1.pri, whole genome shotgun sequence contains the following coding sequences:
- the RNF2 gene encoding E3 ubiquitin-protein ligase RING2 has translation MSQAVQTNGTQPLSKTWELSLYELQRTPQEAITDGLEIVVSPRSLHSELMCPICLDMLKNTMTTKECLHRFCADCIITALRSGNKECPTCRKKLVSKRSLRPDPNFDALISKIYPSRDEYEAHQERVLARISKHNNQQALSHSIEEGLKIQAMNRLQRGKKQQIENGSGAEDNGDSSHCSNASTHSNQEAGPSNKRTKTSDDSGLELDNNNTTVAIDPVMDGASEIELVFRPHPTLMENDDSAQTRYIKTSGNATVDHLSKYLAVRLALEELRSKGESNQMNLDTASEKQYTIYIATANGQFTVLNGSFSLELVSEKYWKVNKPMELYYAPTKEHK, from the exons aTGTCTCAAGCCGTGCAGACAAACGGGACGCAACCTTTAAGCAAAACATGGGAGCTCAGTTTGTACGAATTGCAAAGAACGCCTCAG GAAGCAATCACTGATGGCTTGGAAATAGTGGTGTCACCCAGGAGCCTGCACAGTGAACTGATGTGTCCCATCTGTTTGGATATGTTAAAAAACACCATGACAACAAAAGAATGTTTGCATCGCTTCTGTGCTGACTGTATCATTACAGCCCTCAGGAGTGG CAACAAAGAATGTCCCACGTGTCGTAAAAAGCTAGTTTCAAAAAGATCCCTGAGACCAGATCCCAATTTTGATGCTCTCATCAGTAAAATTTATCCAAGCCGAGATGAATACGAAGCTCATCAGGAGAGAGTGCTAGCAAGAATCAGCAAACACAATAACCAGCAAGCTTTAAGTCACAGCATTGAGGAAGGATTAAAGATTCAGGCTATGAACAG GTTACAGAGGGGCAAGAAACAACAGATTGAGAATGGCAGCGGAGCAGAAGATAACGGGGACAGTTCGCACTGTAGCAATGCCTCAACACACAGCAATCAGGAAGCAGGGCCTAGTAATAAGAGGACCAAAACATCGGATGATTCTGGGCTAGAACTGGACAATAACAACACAACTGTGGCAATCGACCCAGTGATGGATGGTGCTAGTGAAATCGAATTAGTCTTCAGGCCTCATCCGACCCTCATGGAGAATGATGACAGCGCACAGACGAG ATACATCAAGACCTCAGGCAATGCCACCGTTGATCACTTGTCCAAGTACCTAGCTGTGAGATTGGCTTTGGAGGAGCTTCGTAGCAAAGGAGAGTCAAACCAGATGAACCTTGACACGGCCAGTGAGAAGCAGTATACCATTTACATTGCTACCGCCAACGGGCAGTTCACT GTATTAAATGGGTCATTTTCCTTGGAACTGGTCAGTGAGAAGTACTGGAAAGTGAACAAACCCATGGAACTGTACTATGCGCCAACAAAGGAACATAAATAA